A genomic segment from Microbacterium sp. SORGH_AS_0428 encodes:
- a CDS encoding GntR family transcriptional regulator, which translates to MADHPTSRPPRRRRMLGDEVFELLGRAIRDGKLAPGQSLRDVELAERFGISRTPVREALQRLERIGLVEISANRFTRVTVPTERLIADTRAFIVGFTAEALRAALPTCTDEQLALLVAAYDRMLASPVGTGGHTESSTAFFRTLSMATGNIVLGRFIRETSLTLERNLQGWAFIDVTSDTGRRAGEALRGALVTRNAARGDAVLRAYHRERGQ; encoded by the coding sequence ATGGCCGACCACCCGACATCGCGGCCGCCCCGCCGTCGCCGGATGCTCGGAGACGAGGTCTTCGAGCTGCTCGGTCGCGCCATCCGCGACGGAAAGCTCGCCCCCGGACAGTCCTTGCGCGACGTGGAGCTGGCCGAACGCTTCGGCATCTCGCGCACGCCGGTGCGCGAGGCGCTGCAACGGCTGGAGCGCATCGGACTCGTGGAGATCTCCGCGAACCGGTTCACCCGCGTCACCGTGCCCACCGAGCGCCTCATCGCGGACACCCGCGCCTTCATCGTCGGCTTCACGGCGGAGGCGCTGCGTGCGGCGCTGCCGACGTGCACGGACGAGCAGCTGGCCCTCCTCGTCGCCGCTTACGACCGCATGCTCGCCAGTCCCGTCGGCACAGGCGGGCACACCGAATCGTCGACCGCCTTCTTCCGGACGCTCTCGATGGCCACCGGCAACATCGTGCTCGGCCGCTTCATCCGCGAGACATCGCTCACACTCGAGCGCAATCTCCAGGGCTGGGCGTTCATCGACGTCACGTCCGACACGGGGCGTCGAGCCGGCGAGGCCTTGCGCGGTGCCCTCGTCACCCGCAACGCCGCGCGAGGCGACGCGGTCCTGCGCGCCTACCACCGCGAACGCGGCCAATGA
- the rbsD gene encoding D-ribose pyranase: MKRHGILNAELSGALATLGHTDLVLVVDAGFPIPRDAHRIDLAIAENLPDLRTVLDLISREIVVEGVVRAQDVTTNNPRLDEWLRGRFADAEFTTRSHADMLGELAHKAKVIVRTGAFEPWGNIGLFCGVDVPRWFGGDGVIAPDYYASKL, encoded by the coding sequence ACTGGCCACGCTCGGTCACACCGATCTCGTCCTCGTCGTCGACGCCGGCTTTCCGATCCCGCGCGACGCCCACCGTATCGACCTCGCCATCGCCGAGAACCTGCCGGATCTGCGCACCGTCCTCGACCTCATCTCCCGCGAGATCGTCGTCGAAGGCGTGGTGCGCGCGCAGGACGTGACGACGAACAACCCCCGACTCGACGAGTGGCTGCGTGGCAGGTTCGCCGACGCGGAGTTCACCACCCGCTCGCACGCCGACATGCTCGGCGAGCTCGCCCACAAGGCCAAGGTCATCGTGCGCACGGGAGCGTTCGAACCCTGGGGCAACATCGGTCTCTTCTGCGGAGTCGATGTCCCCCGTTGGTTCGGCGGCGACGGCGTCATCGCCCCGGACTACTACGCGTCCAAGCTCTGA
- a CDS encoding histidine kinase, translating into MRPVPPSVAVASAGPFALLDRWRTSVIFAAIMCVATLAQVLVTPVSALVDTGMNWTLPLSPGVMITALTVGCMLQSASLALSARHPVLSLTATMVSYVALLFLTDAPTWLAAMQLVIVLALFLVAARASPALALGWAALVTTAIALVWVGWTTTLGENPAHVVAFLIAEITRFALLAFSAAALGIWWHVVVSRAERARRSAEAVEHEHEERVEQARAAERARIAQELHDVAGQHLAGLITLADAALKIAPAHPADALELVEDVRAEGRFAAASLASALQDLRAVDSGPVEVTRDLRRSAELVEFWRARGADVRLVCTATPDDLPAVVSTTAYRVIAESLTNAAKYAPGARVDVEVELSEGALEVSVANAPGPHDAQRHPGLGLGWGLTALGDRAELLGGSLTAMATPDGGWRVRTRLPVAVAEA; encoded by the coding sequence ATGCGACCAGTCCCCCCATCCGTCGCCGTGGCGTCGGCCGGGCCGTTCGCCCTCCTCGACCGCTGGCGCACGAGTGTGATCTTCGCGGCGATCATGTGCGTGGCGACGCTCGCACAGGTGCTGGTCACACCCGTCTCCGCTCTCGTGGACACCGGCATGAACTGGACGCTTCCGCTGAGCCCCGGCGTCATGATCACGGCACTCACGGTCGGGTGCATGCTGCAATCGGCCAGCCTCGCGCTCAGCGCTCGGCATCCGGTCCTGTCGCTCACGGCGACGATGGTCTCCTATGTCGCGCTGCTGTTCCTCACCGACGCCCCCACGTGGCTCGCCGCGATGCAACTGGTGATCGTGCTGGCGCTCTTCCTCGTCGCCGCGCGCGCGAGCCCGGCGCTCGCTCTCGGATGGGCGGCGCTGGTCACCACGGCGATCGCACTCGTGTGGGTCGGCTGGACGACGACGCTCGGCGAGAACCCCGCGCACGTCGTCGCCTTCCTGATCGCGGAGATCACCCGCTTCGCCCTCCTCGCCTTCTCGGCGGCCGCCCTCGGCATCTGGTGGCACGTCGTCGTCTCACGCGCGGAGCGGGCTCGACGCAGTGCCGAAGCCGTCGAGCACGAGCACGAGGAGCGCGTCGAGCAGGCGCGGGCGGCTGAACGCGCGCGCATCGCACAGGAGCTCCACGATGTGGCCGGGCAGCATCTCGCGGGACTCATCACCCTCGCCGACGCTGCACTGAAGATCGCACCGGCGCATCCCGCCGATGCGCTCGAGCTCGTGGAGGATGTGCGCGCCGAGGGCAGGTTCGCGGCTGCGAGCCTGGCCAGCGCTCTGCAGGATCTCCGGGCGGTGGACTCCGGGCCGGTCGAAGTCACCCGGGACCTGCGTCGGTCCGCAGAGCTCGTCGAGTTCTGGCGGGCGCGCGGCGCGGACGTGCGGCTCGTGTGCACGGCGACCCCGGACGACCTGCCGGCCGTCGTCTCGACGACGGCGTACCGCGTCATCGCGGAATCCCTCACGAATGCGGCCAAGTACGCGCCCGGTGCGCGTGTCGACGTAGAGGTGGAGCTGTCCGAGGGTGCGCTGGAGGTCAGCGTCGCGAACGCGCCCGGACCGCACGACGCCCAGCGCCATCCGGGTCTCGGGCTCGGGTGGGGGCTCACCGCGCTGGGCGACCGCGCCGAGCTGCTGGGCGGCTCCCTCACGGCGATGGCGACACCGGACGGAGGCTGGCGCGTGCGCACCCGCCTGCCGGTCGCGGTGGCCGAGGCCTGA
- a CDS encoding aldo/keto reductase, with the protein MQESAHTAQLGFGLAAVGRPAYITSDREHDLGSPAARSVAALQSRVHALLDTAWALGIRYVDAARSYGRAEEFLGSWLAAHPDRRSSLTIGSKWGYEYVGAWDPAAAIHERKEHTLAMLDRQWPETLAALGGPPDFYLIHSVTPDSPALADAALLERIAEIRDAGVRVGISTSGPRQAEVIDRARQEHGDLFSVVQSTWNVFEASAGPALERAHEAGWTVVLKEVLANGWLSDAHAPNALRDAARTASLTVDEYAFAVARRQEWADIVLSGAATDDQLRRGAERSAPDGILPMPSFAVDPQTYWHRRSALDWA; encoded by the coding sequence ATGCAGGAATCAGCGCACACGGCGCAACTCGGCTTCGGTCTCGCGGCCGTGGGGCGACCCGCCTACATCACGAGCGATCGCGAACACGACCTCGGATCCCCCGCGGCCCGCTCGGTCGCCGCGCTTCAGAGCCGGGTCCACGCGCTGCTGGACACCGCGTGGGCGCTGGGCATCCGCTACGTGGATGCCGCGCGCTCCTACGGCCGCGCCGAGGAGTTCCTCGGCTCCTGGCTCGCCGCGCACCCCGACCGCCGCTCCTCGCTGACGATCGGCTCCAAGTGGGGCTACGAGTACGTCGGCGCCTGGGATCCGGCGGCGGCGATCCATGAGCGCAAGGAGCACACGCTCGCGATGCTCGACCGGCAGTGGCCCGAGACGCTCGCCGCCCTCGGCGGACCACCGGACTTCTACCTCATCCACTCGGTGACCCCCGACTCCCCCGCGCTCGCCGACGCGGCGCTGCTCGAGCGGATCGCTGAGATCCGCGACGCGGGCGTGCGCGTGGGGATCTCGACGAGCGGGCCCCGTCAGGCCGAGGTCATCGACCGGGCGAGGCAGGAGCATGGCGACCTCTTCTCGGTCGTGCAGTCGACGTGGAACGTCTTCGAGGCCTCGGCGGGCCCCGCTCTCGAGCGCGCGCACGAGGCCGGCTGGACCGTCGTGCTGAAGGAGGTGCTGGCCAACGGCTGGCTGAGCGATGCCCACGCGCCGAACGCGCTCCGGGATGCGGCGCGCACCGCATCCCTCACGGTCGACGAGTACGCATTCGCGGTGGCTCGTCGCCAGGAATGGGCCGACATCGTGCTCAGCGGTGCCGCCACCGACGACCAGCTGCGTCGCGGGGCCGAGCGCAGTGCGCCGGACGGCATCCTGCCGATGCCGTCGTTCGCGGTCGATCCGCAGACCTACTGGCACAGGCGCTCCGCGCTCGACTGGGCGTGA
- a CDS encoding GntR family transcriptional regulator, with amino-acid sequence MSSEKAAAGIDRDAPVAIHSQISERIRNRVATGEWPAHYRLKSEPELAAELGVSRGTLRRALTTLIEEGLLRQVRGRGTFVTSTTFEPAIAQRLSTLSEDFAHQGVVFDTEVRSAEAIEPPRPVAALLDVPAGGQVLRLSRLRSTDGDPVTLLTNYVRLDLTPGILETDFSRESLFGTLEGKFGMKIGTARRTFSAEAATDEIAAGAAPERR; translated from the coding sequence ATGAGCAGCGAGAAGGCGGCAGCCGGGATCGACAGAGACGCTCCGGTGGCGATTCACTCGCAGATCTCCGAGCGCATCCGCAATCGCGTCGCCACCGGTGAGTGGCCCGCTCATTACCGGCTCAAGAGCGAACCCGAACTCGCCGCCGAGCTGGGCGTGAGTCGTGGCACGCTGCGGCGTGCTCTGACGACGCTGATCGAGGAGGGGCTTCTGCGTCAGGTCCGAGGCCGCGGTACGTTCGTGACGTCGACCACCTTCGAGCCCGCGATCGCACAGCGTCTCAGCACCCTGTCGGAGGACTTCGCCCACCAGGGGGTCGTGTTCGACACCGAGGTACGAAGCGCCGAGGCCATCGAGCCGCCGCGGCCGGTGGCGGCTCTGCTGGACGTGCCCGCGGGCGGCCAGGTGCTGCGGCTGTCGCGGCTGCGCTCCACCGACGGCGATCCCGTCACCCTCCTCACCAACTACGTGAGGCTGGATCTCACCCCGGGCATCCTCGAGACCGACTTCTCGCGGGAGAGCCTGTTCGGAACCCTCGAGGGGAAGTTCGGGATGAAGATCGGCACCGCCCGCCGGACGTTCAGTGCGGAGGCCGCAACCGATGAGATCGCCGCGGGCGCTGCGCCTGAGCGTCGGTGA
- a CDS encoding cold-shock protein, which produces MSTTGTVKWFNSEKGFGFIAPDEGGADVFAHFSAIDGNGYRSLEENQRVEFEVEQGPKGLQAAKIRAL; this is translated from the coding sequence ATGAGCACGACGGGTACGGTCAAGTGGTTCAACTCCGAGAAGGGTTTCGGGTTCATCGCTCCCGATGAGGGGGGCGCGGACGTCTTCGCTCACTTCAGCGCGATCGACGGCAACGGATACCGCTCGCTCGAGGAGAACCAGCGGGTCGAGTTCGAGGTCGAGCAGGGCCCCAAGGGTCTGCAGGCAGCGAAGATCCGCGCTCTCTGA
- the deoC gene encoding deoxyribose-phosphate aldolase has protein sequence MSDTVTSPSTPLKPAELAPYIQHTKIELGTTRDEMIAHARETVEYGFNAAMVPASWVPVVAAELAGTGIGIASALDFPTVGVMTSAGKAAEAAEIARLGATQLDIGVQIGWLKSGMYDAFREDIAGVVRAAGIPVKVMLELPLLTDAEKEAAVELAQEAGVAFLKNASSGAIETANAASVRYLVERARDGVQVKASGSIKSYPQALSLLDAGAVLMGTSAGIQIVTDTGDDSTVSY, from the coding sequence GTGTCCGACACCGTGACGTCCCCGTCCACCCCGCTGAAGCCCGCTGAGCTCGCCCCCTACATCCAGCACACCAAGATCGAGCTCGGCACCACACGCGACGAGATGATCGCTCACGCGCGGGAGACCGTCGAGTACGGCTTCAACGCGGCGATGGTGCCGGCATCCTGGGTGCCGGTGGTCGCCGCGGAGCTCGCCGGAACGGGCATCGGCATCGCGTCCGCGCTCGACTTTCCCACCGTCGGGGTGATGACCAGCGCCGGAAAGGCGGCCGAGGCGGCCGAGATCGCCCGTCTCGGGGCGACGCAGCTCGACATCGGTGTGCAGATCGGCTGGCTCAAGAGCGGCATGTACGACGCGTTCCGAGAGGACATCGCGGGCGTCGTGCGCGCCGCGGGCATCCCCGTCAAGGTCATGCTCGAGCTTCCGCTGCTGACCGACGCGGAGAAGGAGGCCGCGGTCGAGCTGGCGCAGGAGGCCGGGGTCGCGTTCCTCAAGAACGCCTCCAGCGGCGCGATCGAGACGGCCAACGCCGCCAGCGTCCGCTATCTCGTCGAGCGGGCCCGTGACGGTGTGCAGGTGAAGGCCTCCGGCTCCATCAAGAGCTACCCGCAGGCGCTGAGCCTCCTGGACGCGGGTGCTGTGCTCATGGGCACCAGTGCGGGTATCCAGATCGTGACCGACACCGGCGACGATTCGACCGTCAGCTACTGA
- a CDS encoding response regulator transcription factor yields the protein MDTHRQPIRVLIADDNRAVRRGLRLQLEQTAQIHVVGEVATGEDAVALARSERADVVLMDLQMPAMNGLEATRILRRDAPEATPAIIVMTSFAVDQLVLEALDSGAVGYLLKSHDSDQLVPAILAAARGEALVSSRVTASILKELVRRRPAAADADALQSLSPAERRVVATLAVGVTGSDAIAAHLHLSVHTVRSHLQSAMRKTGAQDRTQLALWGVRNRLDAPAPSAPSPVDRPGGAG from the coding sequence GTGGACACGCACCGGCAGCCCATCCGCGTCCTCATCGCGGACGACAACCGCGCGGTCAGGCGGGGCCTCCGGCTCCAGCTCGAGCAGACCGCCCAGATCCACGTCGTCGGCGAAGTGGCAACGGGAGAGGATGCCGTCGCGCTCGCCCGGTCCGAGCGCGCGGACGTCGTGCTGATGGACCTGCAGATGCCGGCGATGAACGGTCTGGAGGCGACCCGCATCCTGCGCCGCGACGCGCCCGAGGCGACGCCGGCGATCATCGTGATGACCAGCTTCGCCGTGGACCAGCTCGTGCTGGAGGCGTTGGACTCCGGCGCGGTCGGCTACCTGCTGAAGAGCCACGACTCGGACCAGCTCGTGCCCGCCATCCTGGCCGCCGCGCGCGGCGAGGCTCTCGTGTCGTCGCGGGTCACCGCATCCATCCTCAAGGAGCTCGTGCGCCGCCGCCCGGCCGCCGCGGATGCGGACGCACTCCAGTCGCTGTCGCCCGCCGAGAGGCGTGTGGTCGCGACTCTGGCCGTCGGTGTCACGGGCAGCGACGCCATCGCCGCGCATCTACACCTCTCGGTGCACACGGTGCGCTCGCACCTCCAGTCCGCGATGCGCAAGACCGGCGCGCAGGATCGCACGCAGCTCGCCCTCTGGGGCGTGCGCAACCGTCTCGACGCCCCGGCGCCCTCAGCGCCGTCGCCGGTCGATCGACCGGGCGGAGCAGGATGA